In Lolium rigidum isolate FL_2022 chromosome 3, APGP_CSIRO_Lrig_0.1, whole genome shotgun sequence, the genomic window GGTCTGCTCAACAATAGCTGGATCATCACTTAGTGGTTTAACTGGCATGTAATAAATAGCTGGTTCAGCTTTTGTCCTGCCAAACATAAATGGAGTCAAAAAAAGGGATCAAACATACTCTATTGAATACGTGTAGAAACCGCTATAGACATCAAACATTAAGATTTGCGTACAATAAGAAACGCATCTTCCCTCAATTTAATTGTCAATATGGATACTTTTGGACCAGGAATAAAAATAACCTGCAGCGTGCACAAATAAGACTAATCAGGAAAGAAACTAGAATTTCCAACTACACAGATAAGCAGCAGTACAGAAGGAAAAAAGGACAATGTCAAAGTGAAGATTTAAGAATGAAGCAaattaatgaagttaccttaagaAATTGGACAGCTTTTTGTGATGCTCAGTCCACTGTAGGTACAACAGCTCCAACCTCTTCTCTTCTGCCTTAGCAGCTACTCGCGCACGAAGTGTCTAAGAAAGAGCACCTCAGGATTAAATCATTTGCAATACCAACACATCAATTCAAATATGTGAAATTGAACACAGATGGATATGCCACAGAAAACTGCAGAATAGATTACCATATCGCGCCTACGCTTCTCTGCTGCTTGCTCCCGCTCTTGCTGTCGCAATCTTTCGCTGTCCTCACGAGCCTTTTGATCAGCCTATATTAAACCAACCATTTCATTATTTCCTGGTATGTTGGAGCTAATATTCAGAATATAATCAAAGCTATATTGACCTTCTGTCAGCCACAGAAGCTTTCAAGAGAAAACTCTAAACCGTgttttctacaaaacattaaattccTCAAAATTGGAAAAGATCACCGATCTTCCTCAGCTCTCAAGTGGAGTTAAGAATGTTTACAGAACTGTGAATGAAAAGTAAAACCCATGCTAAATTTTATAGTACACAGGACATACcggaaaaaaaaaattgcacacAAGGCATGTAGCACTAAACATTTAAAATAGAGACGAAGTAAATTATAACTAAATCATGAAACAGGAGGTTATTGAAAGTCAAGACCTACAGAAAAACAACTGCAACCCGCCTGGGTTAATTTATGTACTGTCAGCTTAGAAAAACAACATGGGACCTGGTCCATAGGCACACTAGACAATTTCCAAAATTGCatccatatacatgagaataatgATCTATATTAGCCCAAATGCATAACATAGATAGGTACCTTCTGCTGAGCCTCTGATCGACGCATAAAAGCCTCTGAGTTGGACAATTTTTTGTCCTCTTGCTGAAATTTCTGCATTGGCAAGCATGGGGACGAATCAGGAATCATACAAACTGAAATATCCCCAAAGGTGAACACAACAGAATATCATATACAGATAGACCGCGGAATCAGTAGTGGCTACAAAATATCCAGACAAGTAGAACCATGCCTAATATCTAGTAAACAAAACTAGGAATTAACTGTTTGCCAAACCAGTTGTTAAATTACGTAGGGTTATTCGATACAAGAAGTTAAAGGATTTGATGCAGAAAGACAACTACGTTGACAAAAGAAGCAGGAAACTACCCATCCCTAGCCAAATGGACAAAACAATTTCTGCTTGCGGACAATGCAGCACAGAAATGAAAAGTTTACTTGCCTTTGGTACTTCAATTGAAATTGTTACCTAACAGTGGGTTAGTTTAACATGTTGAACAAAACAATGCTCAAACCAAAGGAAATCAAGGAATAATGAAATACAAAAGGAATTCTCACAATAGCTTAGCACAAGGTTCATTCCATTATACAACAGAAGAATTAGTTACCTCTAGCGTGCCAACAAGGAGCTTCCCTAGCATTCTCCTGTTCCTCCTCACCAAGCTCTGGTCGTCATCCTTGGGAAACTGCCTCGGGAGAGGCTCTGGCAGCGCCTTATCGAGCTCCTGCGACCAAACGATACCATATAAGCGATCTCCCCCCAAATAGGATAGGACGGGCAAACCCATCcacaagcacacacacacactataTCCTCAAGACTGAAGCAAGTTCCCTTACTCACCCTCCTTGACACCcactgggtcccatccctcctgaACCCACCATTACCGGCACCCCTCCTCTCAGCACCTTCAGCAGCAACCGAACCACCATTCTcacgcccctccgccgccgccgcattaTTCGCATCCTCCTCCTTAGCTTCAGCGCTGTCCACCTCCGTGCATCAGGCAGAACAGAGAGGAAAAGTTAGGGCGTTTGACAAAGAAaataaacagaacaggattgatTGACGAGATTAGAAACGAGGGCTCGTACTTTAACCACGGCGGATAGAAGGCGGCGCTTCGGCTCGGGCTGGTCCACTGGCTCCGGAGCCTACATCGGAAAGAACAAGAGGGGGAAAGAATCATGTAAAGAAACAGAGGCGGgggggagaaggagaaggagatgtGGGCGGGAAGCGCACGGGTCTCTGGAAGCCGCGGAGCGGGCGGGGGCCGCCGGGGCCGGTGGGGGGAGCCCCGCGTCGCAGGCCGCGGGGGTCGCGCAGGCGCTCGC contains:
- the LOC124704034 gene encoding pinin-like — translated: MAAASEKTAEDIRRELQELQRQHREISERLRDPRGLRRGAPPTGPGGPRPLRGFQRPAPEPVDQPEPKRRLLSAVVKVDSAEAKEEDANNAAAAEGRENGGSVAAEGAERRGAGNGGFRRDGTQWVSRRELDKALPEPLPRQFPKDDDQSLVRRNRRMLGKLLVGTLEKFQQEDKKLSNSEAFMRRSEAQQKADQKAREDSERLRQQEREQAAEKRRRDMTLRARVAAKAEEKRLELLYLQWTEHHKKLSNFLRTKAEPAIYYMPVKPLSDDPAIVEQTKEKTFEEWKSVRRAELNQFQKQVEEHYLSNVEKQLERIQNARNARKGNVPANMQEMDKELDTHRAEHGPKARRIPDGDNDEDEDVDDMAVEDYLMDEVLGVSEDPTKPSEETTDVAPVPDEAQ